A region of Streptomyces deccanensis DNA encodes the following proteins:
- a CDS encoding DNRLRE domain-containing protein, translating into MTRKERNRRRVPGGRTTAVVLTTVLAATGITFVGLGLDERGSRGKSSAGPKARTVNETAALARASKTGKSVEVTALRTTRSTTWARPDGKMAKKLYSSPVRAKVDGAWKDIDYDLHRTEKGWEPKATNTEMVFSPGSDAARDGEQRASRSAVHRISLLRGLKAATAESSTLVTLTVDGHDIHLTWPGAVPAPIIDGSRALYPEIFPGADLVLTADDDGFAQLLVLKNRQAAADPRTKQLTYGITSADLSFRLNPVTGVLAAEDADGEEVALSPTPLMWDSSGAPAVTDGSVGASAQPTDDESPDPVDSSSPTPGDDASPTEEELVETDEQIDPDPEELPVATDGPAPTPSASPAPTAPAEPTPEPTRTGSAATLSLPGLDGPSPDSRGELVEADLSGGDWLLTPDQDFLRDSATTYPVFIDPSVTKDIQDWTTAYSRHPNATFYNGRGFNKGGTHEARVGFESDTWGTSRSYFNMDFDKDLKGTKIESAKLYMLETYSWSCSARSMSVHLTAKVNGRTNWKNAPKLHDGNKITTKSFAHGYKSSCRDAYEAFNVRSAAQKKADEGRDSITFGMRARDENSQYAWKKFMANGDHPPALELVYNRKPTAPTSLDLGPDAKCTTTQPYARMGSGSLTFTAKASDKDKNLEYLDFDLWPHGKWATTGDLLGATGKVSVGSDKDTALRTTKEFATSKLTNGTLYSWRVRAWDDADASSSYSPAKTPCRFVLDTAAPKSPKVSSTDFPNADTEENGFGSGADDSKWSTKKFGTAGTFTVRALNADVERYEYGFNAPSYPFHLDRKAGTATSVSATLPNAKPPTAGPNVLYVRTVDSAGNVSQPTKYFFYVSPRDQADSPGDFTGDKLPDLMVVTDAGNLALYPSQATNDLTKGSGDLDYSMAGAYRSNPDKDPNGDDLPPYVAAPSGHFKGALITHNGDIYGGDGLQDLVVRVGGKLWVYPGDGYGAVNVDKRVEILLPEGAPSPASLTQIVSTGDATGDGRTDFFATAGDELWALTGYHGATIDQAIRLSGSAWTERDIVTVLDITGDGVTDMVYRTDVHAQLMLRKGKAASGGGTDLDSLSSGADSSGGTDLEYGSAGWSHANIPLLIGTPDANGDGVPDVWTVRSDGSVRFYAGGKTVLAGSGTEIVAPASYWKTRIAIG; encoded by the coding sequence ATGACGCGCAAGGAGCGCAACCGGCGTCGCGTGCCCGGCGGACGGACGACCGCCGTCGTACTCACCACGGTGCTCGCGGCCACCGGCATCACGTTCGTCGGACTCGGCCTGGACGAACGTGGTTCACGCGGCAAGTCGAGTGCCGGCCCCAAGGCCAGGACGGTCAACGAAACCGCCGCGCTCGCGCGGGCCTCGAAGACCGGAAAGTCCGTCGAGGTCACGGCACTGCGCACCACGCGGTCCACCACCTGGGCGCGACCCGACGGCAAGATGGCCAAGAAGCTCTACTCCTCCCCCGTCCGGGCCAAGGTGGACGGTGCGTGGAAGGACATCGACTACGATCTTCACCGCACCGAGAAGGGCTGGGAACCGAAGGCCACCAACACCGAGATGGTGTTCTCGCCCGGCTCCGACGCGGCGCGCGACGGCGAGCAGCGCGCCTCCCGGTCCGCGGTCCACCGGATCTCCCTGCTCAGGGGGCTCAAGGCGGCTACCGCCGAGTCGAGCACCCTCGTCACCCTGACCGTCGACGGCCACGACATCCACCTCACCTGGCCCGGCGCGGTCCCCGCACCGATCATCGACGGCTCCCGCGCCCTGTACCCGGAGATCTTCCCGGGTGCCGATCTGGTCCTCACGGCCGACGACGACGGCTTCGCACAGTTGCTCGTCCTCAAGAACCGACAGGCTGCGGCCGATCCGCGCACCAAGCAGCTCACCTACGGCATCACCTCCGCGGACCTGTCGTTCCGGCTGAACCCGGTCACCGGTGTTCTCGCCGCCGAGGACGCGGACGGCGAAGAGGTCGCACTGTCGCCGACGCCGCTGATGTGGGACAGCAGCGGCGCCCCGGCTGTCACCGACGGCTCGGTCGGTGCCTCCGCCCAGCCGACCGACGACGAGAGCCCGGACCCCGTCGACTCGTCCAGCCCCACGCCGGGCGACGACGCGAGTCCCACAGAGGAAGAACTCGTCGAGACGGACGAGCAGATCGACCCCGACCCCGAAGAACTCCCGGTGGCCACCGACGGTCCCGCACCCACCCCTTCGGCCTCCCCGGCGCCGACCGCCCCGGCCGAGCCGACGCCCGAGCCCACCCGGACCGGCTCGGCCGCCACCCTCAGCCTGCCCGGACTCGACGGTCCTTCCCCCGACTCCCGTGGCGAACTCGTCGAGGCCGACCTTTCCGGGGGCGACTGGCTTCTCACTCCCGACCAGGACTTCCTCCGCGACTCGGCCACCACCTACCCGGTCTTCATCGACCCGTCGGTCACGAAGGACATCCAGGACTGGACCACCGCCTACAGCCGACACCCCAACGCCACGTTCTACAACGGCCGGGGCTTCAACAAGGGCGGTACGCACGAGGCTCGGGTCGGGTTCGAGTCGGACACCTGGGGCACCTCGCGCTCGTACTTCAACATGGACTTCGACAAGGACCTCAAGGGCACGAAGATCGAGTCGGCGAAGCTGTACATGCTGGAGACGTACTCCTGGTCATGCAGCGCCCGCTCCATGAGCGTTCACCTCACCGCCAAGGTCAACGGACGCACCAACTGGAAGAACGCGCCCAAGCTGCACGACGGCAACAAGATCACCACCAAGAGCTTCGCGCACGGTTACAAGTCCAGTTGCCGGGACGCCTACGAGGCCTTCAACGTGCGATCGGCCGCGCAGAAGAAGGCCGACGAGGGTCGGGACAGCATCACGTTCGGCATGCGCGCCCGGGACGAGAACTCTCAGTACGCGTGGAAGAAGTTCATGGCCAACGGGGATCACCCGCCCGCGCTTGAACTCGTCTACAACCGCAAGCCCACCGCACCCACCTCCCTCGACCTCGGCCCGGACGCCAAGTGCACCACCACCCAGCCGTACGCCAGGATGGGATCCGGAAGTCTGACATTCACTGCGAAGGCGTCCGACAAGGACAAGAACCTCGAGTACCTCGACTTCGACCTGTGGCCGCACGGCAAGTGGGCGACGACGGGTGATCTCCTCGGCGCGACCGGCAAAGTGTCCGTGGGATCGGACAAGGACACGGCACTCAGGACAACAAAGGAGTTTGCCACCAGCAAGCTGACCAACGGCACCCTCTATTCCTGGCGGGTGCGAGCCTGGGACGACGCGGACGCGTCCTCCTCGTACTCCCCGGCGAAGACGCCGTGCCGTTTCGTCCTCGACACCGCCGCGCCGAAATCGCCCAAGGTCAGTTCCACGGACTTCCCCAACGCCGACACCGAGGAGAACGGCTTCGGCAGCGGCGCCGACGACTCGAAGTGGAGCACCAAGAAGTTCGGCACGGCCGGCACCTTCACCGTGCGTGCCCTCAACGCGGATGTCGAGCGGTACGAGTACGGCTTCAACGCGCCCAGCTATCCCTTCCACCTGGACCGTAAGGCCGGCACCGCGACCTCCGTCAGCGCGACCCTGCCCAACGCCAAGCCCCCCACCGCCGGTCCCAACGTCCTGTACGTGCGGACCGTGGACAGCGCGGGCAACGTGTCGCAACCCACCAAGTACTTCTTCTACGTCAGCCCCCGTGACCAGGCCGACTCGCCCGGTGACTTCACCGGGGACAAGCTCCCGGACCTGATGGTCGTCACCGACGCCGGCAACCTGGCCCTGTACCCCTCCCAGGCGACCAACGACCTCACCAAGGGCTCCGGTGACCTGGACTATTCGATGGCCGGCGCCTATCGGTCCAACCCGGACAAGGATCCGAACGGCGACGACCTGCCACCGTATGTCGCCGCGCCCTCCGGTCATTTCAAGGGCGCTCTGATCACCCACAACGGGGACATCTACGGCGGTGACGGCCTCCAGGACCTGGTGGTGCGCGTCGGCGGCAAGCTGTGGGTGTATCCCGGCGACGGCTATGGCGCCGTCAACGTCGACAAGCGCGTGGAGATCCTGCTGCCCGAGGGGGCTCCCAGCCCGGCCTCGTTGACGCAGATCGTGTCCACGGGTGACGCCACCGGCGACGGCCGTACCGACTTCTTCGCCACCGCGGGCGATGAACTCTGGGCCCTCACCGGCTACCACGGCGCCACCATCGACCAGGCGATCCGTCTGTCGGGCTCCGCCTGGACCGAGCGCGACATCGTCACCGTCCTGGACATCACCGGCGACGGTGTGACGGACATGGTGTACCGCACGGACGTCCACGCCCAGCTGATGCTGCGCAAGGGCAAGGCGGCGAGCGGCGGCGGCACCGACCTGGACTCCCTGTCCTCCGGTGCCGACTCCTCCGGCGGCACCGACCTCGAATACGGTTCCGCAGGCTGGTCCCACGCCAACATCCCGCTGCTGATCGGGACCCCGGACGCGAACGGGGACGGCGTTCCCGATGTGTGGACGGTGCGTTCCGACGGTTCGGTGCGCTTCTACGCCGGCGGCAAGACGGTCCTGGCCGGATCGGGTACGGAGATCGTCGCTCCCGCGAGCTACTGGAAGACCCGCATCGCCATCGGCTGA
- a CDS encoding VOC family protein — translation MSDNESYELLGFDNVLLPVGDLGEAVSFYERAGFEVGFRLDEAGIAGLKVGKETPGLLLRVEEELRQRPPVWAAARVWLEVPDARAAARALAAAGVPPLDAPFSVATGWTVEFADPWGNVIGLTDYGKRPELARTG, via the coding sequence ATGTCAGACAATGAGTCGTACGAGCTGCTCGGTTTCGACAACGTCCTGCTCCCCGTCGGTGACCTCGGCGAAGCCGTCTCCTTCTACGAGCGGGCCGGCTTCGAGGTGGGGTTCCGGCTGGACGAGGCCGGGATCGCCGGGCTGAAGGTCGGCAAGGAGACGCCGGGGCTGCTGCTGCGGGTGGAGGAGGAGCTGCGGCAACGGCCGCCCGTGTGGGCGGCCGCGCGGGTGTGGCTGGAGGTGCCCGACGCGCGGGCCGCCGCCCGGGCCCTCGCGGCGGCGGGAGTGCCGCCGCTCGACGCCCCCTTCTCCGTCGCCACCGGGTGGACCGTCGAGTTCGCGGACCCGTGGGGGAACGTCATCGGGCTCACGGACTACGGCAAGCGGCCAGAGCTGGCCCGTACCGGGTGA